Sequence from the Halobaculum rubrum genome:
GGTCGATGCCGGGTACCGAACGCTGAAGCTGAAAGTCGGCGCTCGGGGCCTCGAGGAGGACATCGAGCGGGTCCGTGCGGTCGTCGACGCCGTGGGCGACCCGGAAACAGATGGCGACGCCGTCACGCTCCGGGTCGACGCCAACGGCGCCTGGGACCGCGAACCCGCGCGCGAGGCCCTCGCCGCGTTCGACGGACTCGTCGAGTACGTCGAACAGCCGCTTCCCGCCGGCGACCTCGCCGGACACGCCGCGCTCCGCGGCGTCGGCGCCCCGGTCGCGCTCGACGAGTCGCTGGCACGGCACGGAATCGACGAGGTGATCGCGGCCGGGGGAGCGGACGCCGTCGTGCTCAAGCCGATGGCGCTGGGCGGACCGTCCCGGGCGCTCGCGGCGGGTCGCGCGGCCGCCCACGCCGGACTCGTTCCGGTCGTTACGACGACCATCGACGCGGCGGTCGCGCGGACGGCGGCGGTTCACGTCGCGGCGGCGCTCCCCGGGGGCGGCGAACGCGCACACGGCCTCGCGACGGGCGGGCTACTTGCGGCCGATCTCGTCGCCGCGGATCCGGCTCCCGTCGAGGGCGGGCGGGTCACAGTCCCGGCCGGGTCGGGACTCGCGGGCGACGCGTTCGACGGCGTCGTCTGAGAGGTGATCGCGGTCAGCCGCCGGCGTCAGCGACGACGGTGTGACGGCCCCCCGTCCCGACTGACTCCCAGGCGACGGTCGTCCCGGCGAGACGGGGACGGCCGCCGGG
This genomic interval carries:
- a CDS encoding mandelate racemase/muconate lactonizing enzyme family protein codes for the protein MSVVALREFALDLATPLSTAAGDIETRAGIVARVDLGGTTGVGEAAPLPGWTESVPACRAALERARDEGAPPGAETPAARHAVTLAYRDAFARRGGRSVAASLARDTPPASVPVNATIGDGGVDEAVAAAEAAVDAGYRTLKLKVGARGLEEDIERVRAVVDAVGDPETDGDAVTLRVDANGAWDREPAREALAAFDGLVEYVEQPLPAGDLAGHAALRGVGAPVALDESLARHGIDEVIAAGGADAVVLKPMALGGPSRALAAGRAAAHAGLVPVVTTTIDAAVARTAAVHVAAALPGGGERAHGLATGGLLAADLVAADPAPVEGGRVTVPAGSGLAGDAFDGVV